A section of the Ignavibacteriales bacterium genome encodes:
- a CDS encoding ketoacyl-ACP synthase III → MKSKSPYTAVVTSVGHYVPDDIVIPNSYFESYLDTNDQWIRERTGIKERRWMSKDKPTSYAAVKAIEMLLEKRGISAEEIDVIVVATVTPDMMFPSTACIIQEKIGAKNAWGFDLSAACSGFLFALDTASQFIKSGQHKKVIVVGADKMSAITNMEDRNTCILFGDAAAALLLEPSDDPEYGIMDSILRVDGEKGKGKLHMLGGGSLNPSSHETVDNRWHYVYQDGRAVFKDAVVGMADISWEIMKKNGLTGDDVAYLVPHQANMRIITACAERMGVGMDKVMVNIDKYGNTTAATIPLCISEYFYDGKVKKGDNLILSSFGAGYTWGAIYIKWAY, encoded by the coding sequence ATGAAGAGCAAATCTCCGTACACAGCTGTAGTTACGTCAGTCGGGCACTATGTGCCCGACGACATTGTTATTCCGAATTCATACTTCGAGTCTTACCTCGATACTAATGATCAATGGATACGAGAAAGGACAGGCATAAAAGAGAGAAGATGGATGTCTAAGGACAAACCCACTTCTTATGCCGCCGTTAAGGCTATCGAGATGCTTCTCGAAAAAAGAGGTATTTCTGCTGAAGAGATAGATGTGATAGTTGTAGCTACGGTTACTCCCGATATGATGTTTCCATCCACTGCATGTATAATTCAGGAAAAGATCGGCGCAAAAAACGCGTGGGGTTTTGACCTTTCTGCCGCTTGTTCGGGATTTCTGTTTGCGCTCGATACTGCCTCGCAGTTTATTAAATCAGGTCAGCATAAGAAAGTTATCGTTGTGGGTGCGGATAAAATGTCTGCAATTACCAATATGGAAGACAGGAATACATGTATACTTTTTGGTGATGCTGCAGCGGCTCTGCTTCTTGAGCCGTCCGATGATCCCGAATACGGTATCATGGATTCGATTCTGCGTGTGGACGGTGAAAAAGGAAAAGGAAAGCTCCATATGCTTGGTGGAGGCAGTCTGAATCCTTCAAGCCATGAGACGGTGGATAATAGATGGCACTATGTTTATCAGGATGGTCGAGCAGTTTTCAAAGATGCAGTTGTAGGTATGGCTGATATATCATGGGAAATAATGAAGAAGAACGGTCTTACAGGTGATGATGTTGCTTATCTTGTCCCGCACCAGGCAAACATGCGTATAATTACTGCATGTGCCGAGAGAATGGGCGTGGGTATGGATAAAGTAATGGTCAATATTGATAAATATGGAAATACCACAGCCGCTACGATCCCGCTCTGTATTTCCGAGTATTTTTATGACGGCAAAGTGAAAAAGGGAGATAATCTCATTCTTTCGAGCTTTGGTGCCGGATATACTTGGGGTGCGATATACATTAAGTGGGCTTATTAA
- the ispE gene encoding 4-(cytidine 5'-diphospho)-2-C-methyl-D-erythritol kinase, with protein sequence MPSASLTSFAKINVGLKIISKRDDGYHDLETIFYPVDLYDYIDITIEPGYLQVNSININSDFETLPNDSSNICYEAIEHFFNEFPQKDTYAFDIFIHKNIPVGGGLAGGSSNAGAVINYLAEHFGIDNEKNWDRLIKVALNTGSDVPFFLYGKPCFASGRGEKIIPLESFEINYDILLVNPNIHVSTKEAFDALAYKPGEIHKSDLKSVEIFELGNEPVLENDFERVVFPMYPEIAEIKKLMLENGAVFSSLSGSGATVYGLFAPQEFKLEMLMQNFNESGYFTYLSELKNRQSDFQTEL encoded by the coding sequence TTGCCTTCCGCTTCGCTAACATCCTTCGCAAAGATCAATGTTGGTCTTAAGATAATCTCAAAAAGAGACGATGGTTACCACGACCTCGAAACGATATTCTACCCGGTTGATCTCTACGACTATATTGACATTACAATAGAACCGGGTTATCTACAGGTCAATTCTATCAATATCAATTCCGATTTCGAAACACTTCCAAACGACAGCTCTAACATCTGTTATGAAGCTATAGAGCATTTTTTTAATGAGTTTCCACAGAAGGATACATATGCTTTCGACATTTTTATACACAAGAATATTCCCGTGGGAGGGGGACTTGCCGGGGGTAGTTCCAATGCAGGTGCCGTGATAAACTATCTCGCTGAGCATTTTGGAATAGATAATGAGAAAAACTGGGATAGGCTGATCAAAGTTGCCCTGAATACGGGGAGCGATGTGCCTTTCTTTCTCTATGGTAAACCGTGTTTTGCGTCCGGCAGGGGAGAGAAGATTATACCCCTCGAAAGTTTTGAAATAAACTATGATATATTACTTGTAAATCCGAATATTCACGTTTCCACAAAGGAAGCATTCGACGCTCTTGCATATAAACCGGGTGAGATTCACAAATCCGATCTCAAGAGTGTGGAAATATTTGAATTGGGTAATGAGCCGGTGCTCGAAAATGACTTTGAAAGGGTGGTTTTTCCAATGTATCCGGAAATAGCTGAAATAAAAAAACTAATGCTGGAAAATGGGGCGGTTTTTTCTTCTCTAAGTGGAAGCGGCGCTACAGTTTATGGTCTGTTCGCGCCGCAAGAGTTTAAACTCGAAATGTTAATGCAGAACTTTAATGAATCAGGTTATTTTACTTATCTGTCTGAACTTAAAAATCGACAGTCAGATTTCCAAACGGAACTGTGA
- the truA gene encoding tRNA pseudouridine(38-40) synthase TruA, which produces MHNYKLVIEYDGTDFFGWQRQKQTKKTVQETIERSLKKVTGEDITLIAAGRTDTGVHALNQTANFKTSKKLDTKKLVYSLNSVLPDSITVKKAVKVKDDFHARYSAKKKEYIYQVSCGKKSVEGDYFYKLNYELDFKAIDELAEFFRGEHSFKPLCKNKTDKHDFRCNITKLDYKRRNRNKEIIFRIEANRFLHSMIRALVGCLIDAGRGKADVKTIKQKFPKGEKIKTTYLPAKGLILNKIYY; this is translated from the coding sequence GTGCATAACTATAAGCTAGTAATCGAGTACGACGGGACGGATTTTTTCGGGTGGCAGAGACAGAAGCAGACTAAAAAGACAGTACAGGAAACAATAGAGCGTTCTTTAAAAAAAGTAACAGGTGAAGATATTACACTGATCGCAGCAGGACGAACGGACACGGGCGTTCACGCTTTGAACCAGACGGCAAACTTCAAAACGAGTAAGAAGCTCGACACAAAGAAGCTGGTTTATTCACTTAATTCGGTATTGCCGGACTCAATAACGGTAAAGAAAGCCGTGAAGGTGAAGGATGATTTTCATGCGAGGTACTCGGCAAAAAAGAAGGAATACATTTACCAGGTAAGCTGCGGAAAGAAGTCCGTCGAAGGTGATTATTTTTACAAGCTTAATTACGAGCTGGATTTTAAGGCGATCGATGAGCTGGCGGAATTTTTCAGAGGTGAACATAGTTTTAAGCCATTGTGTAAGAACAAAACGGATAAGCATGATTTTAGGTGTAATATCACGAAACTGGACTATAAAAGAAGAAACAGGAATAAAGAAATAATATTCCGCATCGAAGCAAACAGGTTCCTCCACTCTATGATAAGAGCATTGGTAGGATGCCTGATAGACGCAGGACGCGGAAAAGCAGACGTAAAAACAATAAAACAAAAATTTCCAAAAGGAGAGAAGATAAAGACAACTTATCTACCGGCTAAAGGATTAATTTTAAACAAAATCTACTATTAA
- a CDS encoding thioredoxin fold domain-containing protein, whose protein sequence is MKSIGGRSLLALLILFTFLKPSLGQKTEYLTSEGYLNKTSYQANDTVKIALKVNVKEGYHVNSYAVNDPTLIKTTITSGSDEFKITSVYFPPDGTYKFSFSNDEVRVYQGEQYFGATVILPADVKDGTYKLPIKVNYQACDDKACYAPTSAVAELELVVNNAETRPETNSEVFSKIDFSKPTETTQKTEKTGLKENERTTEAPSSETQVSDFVAEKGIFLALLFIFAGGLALNLTPCIYPLIPITISFFGAQGGGSKFQSVMMGIFYALGMAVTYSTLGVVAALTGSLLGTALQNPIVIGVVALVLFTLGLSMFGAYEIRVPQKLALAGNKNRSGLVGSLLMGLLVGFIAAPCIGPFVLSLLVYVGKLGDPVMGFLLFFVLSMGLGLPYIFLAAFSSTLSKLPRSGEWMEGVKVVFGLVLFGMALNTLDPIIPDDIFDIVFPLYIILSGVYLLLFSKKGQSSVGFTKVKYLIAIAALIYGTWHLKPTNTEGGEVEFAWQTSVGQIDSSITVTGKPVMIDFWAEWCAQCKELDEYTYTDQEIIDLSKSFNNIKIDLTQENDAISDKFDIKGLPVVIFMDSKGNEIRDLRVTGFLEPKEFKKKLESVLEKENN, encoded by the coding sequence ATGAAATCAATAGGAGGAAGAAGTTTACTCGCCTTACTTATCTTATTTACTTTTCTAAAACCCTCACTCGGACAAAAAACCGAATATCTTACATCAGAAGGATACTTAAATAAAACAAGCTACCAGGCTAATGATACCGTAAAGATAGCGTTAAAGGTAAACGTAAAGGAAGGATACCACGTAAACTCATACGCAGTGAACGATCCCACGCTTATCAAAACAACAATAACATCGGGTTCGGATGAGTTTAAGATAACGTCGGTGTATTTTCCGCCTGACGGTACATATAAGTTTTCATTCAGTAATGATGAAGTAAGAGTTTACCAAGGAGAGCAGTACTTCGGCGCGACAGTCATATTACCGGCTGACGTAAAGGACGGTACATATAAACTCCCTATCAAGGTTAATTACCAGGCATGCGATGATAAAGCATGTTATGCTCCGACGTCGGCAGTTGCGGAACTCGAACTGGTCGTAAACAACGCCGAGACAAGACCCGAAACGAACAGTGAAGTATTTTCAAAGATAGATTTTTCAAAGCCGACCGAAACAACCCAGAAAACAGAAAAGACCGGATTAAAGGAAAACGAAAGAACGACCGAAGCTCCGTCTTCGGAAACACAGGTGTCGGATTTCGTAGCGGAGAAAGGAATATTTCTCGCGCTCCTATTCATATTTGCCGGCGGTCTCGCGCTAAACCTAACACCGTGTATTTATCCGCTCATACCTATCACGATAAGTTTCTTCGGAGCACAGGGAGGCGGAAGCAAATTCCAAAGCGTAATGATGGGTATATTTTACGCGCTGGGCATGGCTGTGACGTACTCGACGCTCGGGGTAGTGGCGGCACTTACGGGAAGCTTGCTGGGGACGGCACTGCAAAATCCAATTGTAATAGGTGTGGTTGCTTTGGTTTTGTTCACGCTGGGTTTGAGCATGTTCGGGGCTTACGAGATACGTGTACCGCAGAAGCTTGCTCTTGCCGGAAATAAAAACAGGTCAGGGCTGGTAGGTTCACTCCTCATGGGACTGCTGGTAGGATTTATCGCGGCACCGTGTATCGGACCGTTCGTGCTTAGTTTGCTTGTATATGTCGGGAAATTAGGCGACCCGGTAATGGGATTCCTATTATTCTTCGTGCTTTCGATGGGACTCGGACTTCCGTATATCTTCCTTGCGGCATTCTCAAGTACACTTAGTAAACTCCCCCGTTCAGGCGAATGGATGGAGGGCGTGAAGGTAGTCTTTGGATTGGTATTATTCGGAATGGCGCTGAATACGCTGGACCCGATAATTCCGGATGATATATTTGATATAGTATTCCCATTATATATAATTCTCAGCGGTGTTTACCTGCTGTTATTCAGCAAAAAAGGTCAATCATCGGTAGGATTTACGAAAGTCAAGTATCTGATTGCCATTGCGGCGCTTATTTACGGTACATGGCATCTGAAACCCACAAATACAGAAGGAGGAGAGGTAGAATTTGCATGGCAGACTAGTGTTGGGCAGATAGACAGCTCCATAACTGTCACAGGAAAGCCAGTAATGATAGATTTTTGGGCAGAATGGTGCGCCCAGTGTAAGGAACTGGACGAGTACACATATACAGACCAAGAAATTATAGACTTGTCTAAGTCCTTTAATAATATTAAAATAGATTTAACACAGGAGAATGATGCCATCTCAGATAAGTTCGATATCAAGGGCTTACCGGTGGTAATATTTATGGATTCGAAGGGTAATGAGATACGCGACCTCAGAGTAACAGGATTCCTCGAGCCTAAAGAATTCAAGAAAAAATTAGAATCAGTCTTAGAAAAAGAAAACAATTAA